The following coding sequences are from one Photobacterium angustum window:
- the ltaE gene encoding low-specificity L-threonine aldolase has translation MIDFRSDTVTRPSPSMRQAMSQALVGDDVYSDDPTVNDLELFAAERHGFEAALFCTSGTQANLLALLAHCERGDEYLCGQQAHNYKFEGGGAAVLGSIQPQPIENAADGTLPFEKLTAAIKPDDPHFARTTLLSLENTINGKVLPLTYLQQAREFVDQHNLKLHLDGARVYNAATALNVDITEIVKYFDSFTICLSKGLGAPIGSLLLGDQALIARARRWRKVLGGGMRQAGIIAAAGKIALTENTGRLVDDHCNAKYLAEQLNTVNGFEVNTSHVQTNILFAKVDSKIDQTQLATTLKAQNILISTGNPLRFVTHLDITKDDIDLFITALKAAV, from the coding sequence ATGATAGATTTTCGTTCAGATACGGTAACTCGCCCTTCTCCCTCAATGCGTCAAGCGATGTCCCAAGCACTCGTTGGTGACGATGTTTATAGTGACGATCCAACCGTTAATGATTTAGAACTTTTTGCAGCGGAACGCCATGGATTTGAAGCCGCACTTTTTTGTACTTCTGGCACTCAAGCTAATTTACTAGCATTATTGGCGCATTGTGAACGTGGAGATGAATATTTATGTGGTCAACAGGCACATAATTATAAATTCGAAGGCGGTGGTGCAGCAGTTTTAGGTTCGATCCAACCTCAACCAATAGAAAATGCTGCTGACGGTACACTTCCGTTTGAAAAATTAACGGCCGCAATTAAACCTGACGATCCTCATTTTGCCCGCACAACACTTTTAAGTCTCGAGAACACCATCAATGGTAAAGTGTTACCACTAACCTACCTTCAACAAGCGCGTGAATTTGTTGATCAGCATAACCTAAAACTTCACCTTGATGGTGCGCGTGTTTATAACGCAGCCACCGCACTTAATGTCGATATTACAGAAATTGTTAAATACTTTGATTCTTTCACCATTTGTTTATCAAAAGGTCTAGGTGCGCCGATTGGATCGCTATTACTGGGTGATCAAGCACTAATAGCCAGAGCTCGTCGATGGCGTAAGGTTCTTGGTGGTGGCATGCGCCAAGCAGGAATCATTGCAGCTGCGGGTAAAATTGCACTAACCGAAAATACAGGACGTTTAGTCGATGACCATTGCAATGCTAAATACTTAGCAGAACAATTAAATACAGTGAATGGTTTTGAAGTAAACACGAGTCACGTACAAACAAATATCTTATTTGCGAAAGTCGATAGCAAGATAGATCAAACCCAATTAGCGACAACATTAAAAGCACAAAACATTTTGATCTCAACAGGAAACCCATTGCGATTTGTCACTCATTTAGACATTACAAAAGACGATATTGATCTTTTTATTACCGCATTAAAAGCCGCTGTCTGA
- a CDS encoding response regulator transcription factor → MKILVVEDEVTLGEQIIAGLEQSGWVAELSCDGIDALYRATSEPWDAIVLDLGLPKLDGITVLKGIREENVNCPVVILSARNELTQRVDGLNAGADDYLTKPFQMVELVARVRAQLRRSTGNASPVIQAGNLSLDTRTSKVTWEGQIIDLTALEFKVLSYLMHNTDKVISRTELVEHIYKQDFDRDSNTIEVFIGRIRRKIGNDVIKTVRGLGYRINAN, encoded by the coding sequence ATGAAAATTCTTGTTGTAGAAGACGAAGTAACTTTAGGCGAACAAATTATCGCTGGTTTAGAACAAAGCGGTTGGGTGGCAGAGCTTTCATGTGATGGTATTGATGCCCTTTATCGTGCAACATCAGAACCTTGGGATGCTATTGTTTTAGATTTGGGTCTTCCTAAACTTGATGGTATTACCGTATTAAAAGGTATTCGTGAAGAAAATGTAAACTGCCCTGTCGTTATTTTAAGTGCGCGTAATGAACTCACACAACGTGTCGATGGTTTAAATGCAGGTGCTGATGATTATCTAACTAAACCTTTTCAGATGGTGGAATTAGTCGCTCGAGTTAGAGCCCAACTACGCCGTTCAACAGGTAATGCCTCTCCTGTTATTCAAGCAGGTAATCTAAGCCTTGATACACGTACATCCAAGGTAACTTGGGAAGGTCAAATCATTGATCTTACAGCACTTGAATTCAAAGTGCTGTCTTACCTCATGCATAACACTGACAAGGTTATTTCGCGAACAGAATTAGTTGAACATATTTATAAGCAAGATTTCGATCGCGATTCAAACACAATTGAAGTATTCATTGGCCGTATTCGTCGAAAAATTGGCAATGACGTAATAAAAACAGTTCGCGGTCTTGGATATCGGATTAATGCGAATTAA
- a CDS encoding ABC transporter ATP-binding protein encodes MEQAFHSDPILKVRDLEVTYITDNGDFKAVKSVSFDIGKSEIFGLAGESGCGKSTIAFAINRLHKPPALITKGSIEFDGTNLIALTEQQMGVVRWKDIAMVFQSAMNSLNPVLPIQEQFADVMRHHLGYSNEQAKERAEKLLDLVNIPRERLSEYPHQFSGGMRQRLVIAIALCLNPKLIVMDEPTTALDVVVQREILQQIYQLRKEFDFSVLFITHDLALMSQLCDRIAVMRYGEIVEVNQAREIRNNPQHPYTQKLWASFPNIHEDAPHVSISAEEIS; translated from the coding sequence ATGGAACAAGCGTTTCATTCAGACCCAATACTGAAAGTACGTGATCTCGAAGTCACCTACATTACAGACAATGGCGACTTTAAAGCCGTAAAATCAGTAAGTTTTGATATCGGTAAAAGTGAAATATTCGGCTTAGCGGGTGAATCAGGATGTGGTAAAAGTACTATCGCTTTTGCTATTAATCGCTTACATAAGCCGCCAGCACTTATCACTAAAGGAAGTATTGAATTCGACGGTACAAACCTTATCGCATTAACTGAACAACAAATGGGTGTTGTTCGCTGGAAAGACATTGCCATGGTATTCCAAAGTGCAATGAACTCACTAAATCCCGTACTGCCTATTCAAGAGCAATTTGCTGACGTAATGCGCCATCACCTTGGCTACAGCAATGAACAAGCAAAAGAACGCGCAGAAAAGCTATTAGATCTGGTTAATATCCCTCGCGAACGTTTATCTGAATATCCACACCAATTTAGTGGTGGTATGCGTCAAAGACTCGTTATTGCGATTGCGCTGTGTCTAAACCCAAAACTTATCGTTATGGACGAACCAACCACTGCGCTTGATGTTGTTGTTCAACGTGAAATTTTGCAGCAAATTTATCAACTACGTAAAGAATTCGATTTCTCTGTTTTATTTATTACTCACGATCTTGCGCTTATGAGTCAACTTTGTGATCGCATTGCCGTAATGCGATACGGTGAAATTGTTGAAGTCAATCAAGCACGTGAAATACGTAACAATCCTCAACACCCATACACCCAAAAGTTATGGGCATCATTCCCTAACATTCATGAAGATGCGCCACACGTTTCTATCTCAGCAGAGGAAATATCGTAA
- a CDS encoding carboxyl transferase domain-containing protein, with protein sequence MAQLTSKVDTTSQWFKNNNDEMQLLVDDLNTHLEIIHQGGGESALAHQKKQGKQPVRQRIHQLLDKHSPWLEIAPFAALNVYSEAVPCAGIIAGIGYIHQHACMIIANDPSVKGGTYFPLTVKKHLRAQEIAEKCHLPCIYIVDSGGANLPHQAEVFADKDHFGRIFFNQAQMSAKGIPQIAVVMGLCTAGGAYIPAMSDVSIMVKDQATIYLAGPPLVKAATGEEVTAQELGGADVHCKKSGLADYYANDEAHALSLTRDAIASCNMASASIHHDSIASPPKYSMDDIYGIVGTNIRIPFDIKELIARLVDNSEFDEFKAMYGNTLVCGFGAIEGHPVGIVANNGILFSESAQKGAHFIELCCKRKIPLLFLQNITGFMVGKRVEAEGIAKHGAKMVMAVACANVPKFTVIIGGSYGAGNYGMCGRAYDPTLLWMWPNARISVMGGEQAAEVLSQITQAIRQRENKPWTEQDEQQIKQPILELYDKQGHPYYASARLWDDGIIDPKSTRDVLAQALSITQHVPIKETRFGIFRM encoded by the coding sequence ATGGCTCAACTTACCTCAAAAGTAGATACAACCAGCCAATGGTTCAAAAACAATAATGATGAGATGCAATTGTTGGTTGACGACTTAAACACCCACCTAGAGATAATCCATCAAGGTGGTGGAGAATCGGCATTAGCACATCAAAAAAAACAAGGTAAACAACCGGTAAGACAAAGAATTCATCAGTTACTTGATAAACACAGTCCATGGTTAGAAATAGCACCTTTTGCCGCACTAAATGTCTATAGCGAAGCCGTGCCTTGTGCTGGGATTATTGCTGGCATCGGCTACATCCACCAGCATGCGTGTATGATCATTGCCAATGATCCTTCGGTTAAGGGTGGAACATATTTCCCACTAACGGTAAAGAAACACCTTAGAGCCCAAGAAATCGCTGAAAAGTGTCATCTTCCCTGTATTTATATTGTTGATTCAGGCGGCGCTAACCTACCACACCAAGCCGAAGTCTTTGCCGATAAAGATCATTTTGGTCGCATATTTTTCAATCAAGCTCAAATGTCAGCGAAAGGGATCCCTCAAATTGCCGTTGTTATGGGGCTGTGCACTGCAGGTGGCGCATACATTCCAGCCATGTCTGATGTGTCTATCATGGTAAAAGATCAAGCAACGATCTATTTAGCTGGTCCCCCTTTAGTAAAAGCAGCAACAGGTGAAGAAGTAACAGCACAGGAATTGGGTGGAGCAGATGTTCATTGTAAAAAATCAGGTCTTGCTGATTATTATGCCAATGATGAAGCGCATGCATTGAGTCTTACACGTGATGCTATTGCTAGCTGCAATATGGCAAGTGCTAGTATTCATCATGATTCCATTGCATCTCCACCTAAATACAGCATGGATGACATCTACGGCATTGTGGGTACCAATATCCGTATTCCATTTGATATTAAAGAGCTCATAGCCCGTTTAGTCGACAACTCTGAATTTGATGAATTTAAAGCTATGTATGGCAATACCCTCGTTTGTGGCTTTGGCGCTATTGAAGGCCACCCTGTTGGCATTGTTGCTAATAATGGCATTCTATTTTCAGAATCGGCACAAAAAGGCGCTCACTTTATTGAGCTATGTTGTAAGCGGAAAATCCCTCTGTTGTTTTTACAAAACATCACCGGATTTATGGTTGGTAAACGGGTTGAAGCAGAAGGTATTGCAAAACACGGCGCAAAAATGGTGATGGCTGTTGCCTGTGCCAATGTGCCCAAATTTACCGTTATCATCGGAGGTTCTTACGGCGCAGGGAATTATGGCATGTGCGGGAGAGCTTATGATCCAACCCTGTTATGGATGTGGCCTAATGCACGCATATCCGTCATGGGTGGTGAGCAAGCCGCAGAAGTCCTATCACAAATCACTCAGGCTATCCGCCAACGAGAAAATAAACCTTGGACGGAGCAAGACGAACAACAAATCAAACAGCCAATTTTAGAGCTCTATGACAAACAAGGTCATCCCTACTACGCCAGTGCAAGGCTATGGGATGACGGCATTATTGATCCTAAATCTACACGTGATGTATTAGCTCAGGCGCTTTCAATTACTCAGCATGTCCCTATAAAAGAAACCCGATTTGGTATTTTCCGCATGTAA
- a CDS encoding PepSY domain-containing protein: MTAVEKGLIKPYSALQHKVSQQLSARIIKVELNEDNGEWIYELKLIDTENNIIKVEYQAQSLQMLNIKGRHLENVIRAPK, encoded by the coding sequence ATGACAGCTGTCGAAAAAGGATTAATCAAGCCTTATTCAGCCCTTCAACATAAAGTCTCTCAACAGTTATCAGCACGTATAATTAAAGTAGAGCTCAACGAAGATAATGGTGAGTGGATCTATGAATTAAAGCTTATTGATACTGAAAACAATATAATAAAAGTTGAATATCAAGCTCAATCTTTACAAATGTTAAATATTAAAGGACGACATTTAGAAAATGTCATCAGGGCTCCAAAATGA
- a CDS encoding sensor histidine kinase codes for MRINKRKKGQPSIRNRLLSAAAIWLLAITLTAGYLVPSFIKSYLIDQEKTQLYLYLDQITALVDIDAHGRVYLDGRLSNPRFNSPYSGLYWSLQLNNQHLRSRSLWDTTISGNNEEGFEGPNKQSLIVVKRKFLLPDSDYPVELSVAVNQDRLLKTLQQLTRGLWLILTIMAIGILTLTTLQVSWSLWPLRKLRRNLKLVREGHSTELTGLYPVEIQPVIDDLNALLFHYQELLLRARNHSGNLSHALKTPIAILNNEVALLDEPTKAKLVPALQQLQQHIDYHLGRARMAGAVNILAAKTAVSSRVDAISLAMDKVYANRELILVNELDSSVMVAVESSDLDEMIGNLIENSYKWANSLIRVYQESSQSGQITLVIEDDGIGIAEEKCKQVLNRGVRLDESTPGTGLGLNIVNELAHSYRGDLILSKSQRGGLKASLTLPVPRN; via the coding sequence ATGCGAATTAATAAGCGGAAAAAAGGCCAGCCAAGTATTCGTAATCGCCTATTAAGTGCTGCTGCAATATGGCTATTAGCGATCACACTAACGGCTGGTTATCTTGTGCCAAGCTTTATTAAAAGCTACCTCATTGACCAAGAAAAGACTCAGCTTTATTTATATCTTGATCAAATTACAGCGCTCGTCGACATTGATGCGCATGGTCGCGTATATCTTGATGGTCGATTATCAAACCCACGATTTAATTCCCCTTATAGCGGTTTGTATTGGTCACTCCAACTAAACAACCAACATCTACGTTCACGCTCGTTATGGGATACCACCATTTCAGGGAATAACGAAGAGGGGTTTGAAGGTCCTAATAAACAATCCTTAATCGTGGTTAAACGTAAATTTTTACTGCCTGATAGTGATTATCCAGTCGAACTATCTGTTGCTGTCAATCAGGATAGATTACTCAAAACCTTGCAACAGCTAACGCGAGGTTTATGGTTAATTTTAACCATTATGGCAATTGGTATTCTTACGCTTACGACGCTACAAGTCAGTTGGTCACTGTGGCCTCTGCGTAAATTACGTCGTAATTTAAAGCTAGTGCGAGAAGGACATTCTACGGAGCTAACAGGGTTATATCCTGTTGAGATACAACCCGTTATTGATGACCTAAATGCCTTACTCTTCCACTATCAAGAGCTATTATTGCGCGCACGTAATCATTCAGGCAATTTATCTCACGCACTTAAAACACCCATTGCTATTTTGAATAATGAAGTCGCGTTACTCGATGAACCAACAAAAGCCAAGCTGGTACCGGCTCTCCAACAGTTGCAACAGCACATTGATTATCATTTAGGTCGTGCTCGTATGGCTGGCGCTGTTAACATTTTAGCGGCAAAAACAGCGGTTTCTAGTCGAGTAGATGCGATCTCCTTAGCAATGGATAAGGTTTACGCAAATCGAGAGCTGATCTTAGTTAACGAACTTGATAGCAGTGTGATGGTTGCTGTAGAAAGCAGTGATCTTGATGAGATGATCGGTAACTTAATCGAAAACAGCTATAAATGGGCTAACTCTTTGATTCGCGTCTACCAAGAGTCCAGCCAATCAGGACAAATTACCCTTGTCATTGAAGATGACGGCATTGGTATTGCTGAAGAAAAATGCAAACAAGTACTTAACCGTGGAGTGCGACTAGATGAAAGCACCCCAGGAACAGGGCTTGGATTAAACATAGTAAATGAACTAGCGCATAGCTATCGTGGGGATTTAATTTTAAGTAAGAGCCAGCGCGGGGGCTTGAAGGCAAGCCTTACTTTACCTGTGCCTAGAAACTGA
- a CDS encoding tellurite resistance TerB family protein: MKGLFDQLINQASNYMDKGKTTSSSSTSDLLKGATAGGVVGALLGNKKSRKLAKKYGGKAALIGGTAVIGTVAYQAYKKWSQESSHASNTAMDSQPAITQNTQLKTNQDLLVQAMIFAAKADGHIDEQEKTAIAQWMIENGITHDIETVIVRWLNAPLDPQVIAAQVSGLEQASEVYLVTLLAIDVDHFLERAYLDALAEALKLPVGLVQRIEEQANVM, translated from the coding sequence ATGAAAGGTTTATTCGATCAGCTAATAAATCAAGCCAGTAATTATATGGATAAGGGAAAAACCACATCGAGCTCTAGCACCTCTGATTTATTAAAAGGCGCGACGGCCGGTGGAGTAGTCGGCGCATTATTAGGTAATAAAAAAAGTCGTAAATTAGCAAAGAAATATGGTGGTAAAGCTGCCTTAATTGGTGGTACTGCAGTGATTGGCACTGTAGCTTATCAGGCTTATAAAAAGTGGTCGCAAGAGTCATCACATGCCTCTAATACGGCAATGGACTCGCAGCCAGCTATTACTCAAAATACTCAGCTAAAAACAAACCAAGATTTACTAGTTCAAGCAATGATCTTTGCAGCAAAAGCTGATGGTCATATTGACGAGCAAGAAAAAACAGCGATAGCACAATGGATGATTGAAAATGGGATCACCCATGATATTGAAACTGTGATTGTTCGCTGGCTAAATGCGCCGTTAGATCCTCAGGTGATTGCAGCGCAAGTTAGTGGTTTAGAGCAAGCTTCTGAAGTTTATTTAGTTACCTTATTGGCTATTGATGTCGATCACTTCTTAGAGCGTGCTTACCTCGACGCATTAGCTGAAGCATTAAAATTACCTGTGGGCTTAGTTCAACGAATTGAAGAACAAGCAAATGTTATGTAA
- a CDS encoding hydroxymethylglutaryl-CoA lyase — translation MTLTNKLQLSLPDAITVFEVGPRDGLQNEPHLSALGDKATALKIALINELSQTGLTHIESGAFVSPKMIPTMADSDSVFSHIQRHPNIFYSALTPNLQGLEAAINVNANEVAIFTSCSETFTKKNIHASIDESLRRFESVIAIAHQHLIPVRAYLSCVIDCPYEGKTPPQQVAEIAKTLTDMGCYQVSLGDTIGTGTPLRVAAMLECVSQHIQSKAIAVHFHDSYGQALANIYQAMQMGITTIDSSIAGLGGCPYAPGASGNVATEDVIYLCQGLNINTGIDLEKITLISQTFCQQLGIRPQSKVALAMAHRP, via the coding sequence ATGACATTAACGAATAAGCTTCAATTATCGCTACCCGATGCTATTACCGTTTTTGAGGTTGGCCCCCGTGATGGATTACAAAACGAACCTCACCTTTCAGCATTAGGTGATAAAGCAACAGCTCTTAAAATAGCGCTGATTAATGAATTGAGTCAGACAGGGTTAACACATATCGAATCAGGTGCATTTGTTTCGCCAAAGATGATCCCAACGATGGCTGATTCAGATAGTGTATTCTCGCACATTCAACGTCATCCCAATATATTTTACTCAGCTCTGACTCCTAATTTACAAGGGCTAGAAGCGGCCATTAACGTTAATGCCAATGAAGTCGCTATCTTTACTTCTTGCTCTGAAACCTTCACTAAAAAAAATATACACGCCAGTATTGATGAAAGCCTTCGACGATTTGAGTCTGTTATTGCGATAGCCCATCAACACTTAATACCTGTACGTGCTTATTTATCCTGTGTTATAGATTGTCCGTACGAAGGAAAAACACCACCACAACAAGTCGCAGAAATTGCAAAGACTCTCACCGACATGGGCTGTTATCAAGTGTCACTGGGAGACACAATAGGAACAGGAACGCCGTTACGAGTTGCTGCAATGTTAGAATGTGTAAGTCAACATATTCAATCAAAAGCCATCGCCGTCCATTTCCATGATAGTTATGGACAAGCCTTAGCGAATATTTATCAAGCAATGCAAATGGGAATTACGACAATAGACAGTAGTATTGCGGGATTAGGTGGTTGCCCATATGCACCAGGAGCAAGTGGTAATGTAGCAACAGAAGATGTTATTTACTTATGCCAAGGGCTTAACATCAATACCGGCATAGATTTAGAAAAAATCACATTGATTAGTCAAACATTTTGCCAACAATTGGGGATACGCCCACAGTCTAAAGTTGCTTTAGCTATGGCGCATCGCCCATAA
- a CDS encoding MerR family transcriptional regulator produces the protein MMTFKISELANEFKITPRSIRFYEDIGLLSPKRDGVNRVYGRRDKIRLGLILRGKRLGFSLQEIGELFSLYDDNKSHDQLLSMIDIIVQKQRQLTHQRADIDITLIELERAKKRCKQALIKSDLYKNK, from the coding sequence GTGATGACTTTCAAAATCAGCGAGCTTGCAAACGAATTTAAAATAACACCACGCAGTATTCGCTTTTATGAAGATATAGGTTTGCTTTCACCTAAACGAGATGGCGTTAATCGTGTCTATGGACGACGAGATAAAATTCGGCTCGGTTTAATACTTCGCGGTAAGCGTTTAGGCTTCTCTTTACAAGAAATCGGTGAACTTTTCAGTTTATACGATGACAATAAAAGCCATGATCAGCTACTTTCAATGATCGATATCATCGTTCAAAAACAACGACAACTAACTCATCAACGCGCTGATATTGATATCACTCTTATTGAACTTGAACGCGCAAAAAAACGCTGCAAGCAAGCCTTAATAAAATCAGATTTATACAAAAACAAGTAG
- a CDS encoding isovaleryl-CoA dehydrogenase, with protein MHSQYAPLNFDLGDTANMLREQVNLYAAEHIAPIANEIDQNNQFPHYLWQSLGQMGLLGVTIAEQYGGAAMGYLEHVIVMEEISRASASIGLSYGAHSNLCTNQIFRNGNDAQKQQYLPALITGEHIGALAMSEVNAGSDVMSMKLKAEDHGDHFVLNGNKMWITNGPEANTLVVYARTSSNAITAFIIESQFDGFSTAQKLNKLGMRGSNTCELVFINCKVPKQNVLGEVDHGAKVLMSGLDFERVVLAAGPLGIAQSCLDVVIPYIHERKQFGKAIGEFELIQAKIADMYTQLNAARSYVYTVAKACDRGEVTRKDAAGVILLSAELATKMALETIQILGGNGYINDYPAGRLLRDAKLYEIGAGTSEIRRMLIGRELFSESAR; from the coding sequence ATGCATAGCCAATACGCACCGCTCAACTTTGATTTAGGTGATACTGCCAATATGCTGCGCGAACAGGTTAACTTATATGCTGCTGAACATATTGCCCCTATCGCTAACGAAATAGATCAAAACAATCAATTTCCCCATTACCTCTGGCAATCATTAGGTCAAATGGGCTTACTTGGCGTCACCATTGCTGAACAATACGGTGGGGCTGCTATGGGCTATTTAGAGCATGTTATCGTGATGGAAGAGATCAGTCGTGCTTCTGCCTCAATCGGATTGAGCTACGGTGCCCATTCCAACTTATGTACAAACCAAATATTCAGAAATGGCAATGATGCTCAAAAGCAACAATACCTACCCGCATTAATCACAGGAGAACACATTGGTGCACTGGCAATGAGCGAAGTTAATGCTGGGTCTGATGTTATGAGTATGAAGTTAAAGGCAGAAGATCACGGTGATCATTTTGTACTCAACGGTAATAAAATGTGGATCACTAATGGACCAGAGGCCAATACGCTTGTGGTCTATGCCCGCACCTCATCCAACGCAATTACTGCCTTTATTATTGAATCACAATTTGATGGTTTCTCTACTGCGCAAAAGCTCAACAAATTAGGTATGCGTGGCTCAAATACTTGCGAGTTAGTTTTTATTAACTGCAAAGTACCGAAACAAAACGTACTGGGTGAAGTAGACCACGGCGCAAAAGTCTTAATGAGTGGATTAGACTTCGAGCGCGTAGTACTTGCCGCTGGTCCACTCGGTATTGCGCAATCATGTTTGGATGTCGTGATCCCTTACATCCATGAACGAAAACAATTTGGTAAAGCGATTGGTGAATTTGAGCTGATCCAAGCCAAAATTGCAGATATGTATACCCAACTCAATGCTGCTCGCAGCTATGTTTACACCGTTGCAAAAGCCTGTGACCGCGGTGAAGTCACCCGTAAAGATGCAGCTGGAGTGATTTTACTCAGTGCAGAACTAGCCACGAAAATGGCGTTAGAAACTATTCAAATACTCGGTGGTAATGGCTATATCAATGATTACCCTGCCGGACGTTTATTAAGAGATGCAAAACTCTATGAAATTGGTGCAGGAACTTCAGAGATAAGACGCATGCTAATTGGACGTGAATTATTCTCAGAATCAGCTCGCTAA
- a CDS encoding enoyl-CoA hydratase-related protein, producing MKTQPNILVSVSPNNIATITLNRVDKSNAFNAEIIGDLLTALNQLKINKEIRGLLLEANGKHFSSGADLHWMKNMALETEENNQKDAAQLAELLNQLNHFPAPTIAVVQGAAFGGALGLICCCDIAIASINAKFCLSEVRLGLVPATIAPYVCRAIGIRQAKRFMLTAELITVEKALKLGLIHHICDDIQQEKQVIIQQILTNSPAALATVKTLCSQCEITIIDQSLIRYTSELIAKVRCSPQAQEGIQAFFDKVPPSWSKANDINE from the coding sequence ATGAAAACACAACCAAATATCTTAGTGTCGGTTTCACCTAATAATATCGCGACCATTACTTTAAACCGTGTCGATAAATCGAATGCTTTTAATGCTGAAATCATCGGTGATCTGCTCACCGCCCTTAATCAACTTAAAATAAACAAAGAGATACGCGGCCTACTACTTGAAGCCAATGGTAAACATTTTTCATCGGGTGCTGATCTGCATTGGATGAAAAACATGGCTTTAGAAACAGAGGAAAATAATCAAAAAGATGCAGCTCAACTTGCTGAACTTCTAAATCAACTCAATCACTTTCCAGCTCCCACCATTGCCGTCGTTCAAGGTGCTGCTTTTGGGGGCGCATTAGGGTTAATTTGCTGCTGTGATATTGCTATTGCAAGTATCAACGCTAAATTCTGTTTAAGTGAAGTAAGGTTAGGGTTAGTGCCAGCAACAATTGCCCCGTATGTTTGTCGTGCGATAGGGATCCGCCAAGCAAAACGTTTTATGTTAACCGCAGAGTTAATCACGGTAGAAAAAGCACTCAAACTTGGTTTAATTCATCATATTTGTGATGATATACAACAAGAAAAACAGGTAATAATTCAGCAAATTTTAACCAATAGTCCAGCAGCGCTTGCAACAGTCAAAACCTTATGTAGCCAATGCGAAATCACAATAATTGATCAGAGTTTAATTCGTTATACCAGTGAATTAATCGCCAAAGTCAGATGTTCACCACAAGCACAAGAAGGCATACAAGCTTTTTTCGATAAAGTCCCACCAAGTTGGAGTAAAGCCAATGACATTAACGAATAA
- a CDS encoding peptidylprolyl isomerase, protein MASSAHALHILVKHKELADDILEQLKKGAKFQDLAKKHSTCPSGKKGGDLGEFRKGAMVPQFDKAVFSGKAISTSEALKKKNNNLRGLIPEPVKTKFGWHIIKVLYTV, encoded by the coding sequence ATGGCTTCTAGCGCACACGCACTTCATATATTAGTGAAACACAAAGAATTGGCTGATGATATTCTAGAGCAGCTTAAAAAGGGTGCAAAATTTCAAGATCTTGCTAAGAAACACTCAACGTGTCCATCGGGTAAAAAAGGTGGAGATCTTGGTGAGTTCCGTAAAGGAGCAATGGTACCGCAGTTTGATAAAGCGGTCTTTTCTGGCAAAGCAATCAGTACCAGTGAAGCATTAAAAAAGAAAAATAATAATTTACGTGGATTAATTCCAGAACCAGTAAAAACTAAATTTGGTTGGCATATTATTAAAGTTCTCTATACAGTTTAA